The Nyctibius grandis isolate bNycGra1 chromosome 3, bNycGra1.pri, whole genome shotgun sequence genome window below encodes:
- the FAM83H gene encoding protein FAM83H, with the protein MARRSQSSSQGDNPLDPNYLPPHYKEYYRLALDVLTEEGKESYQRFLAEEAAPDFLCNSEVDHIIQNLQKPQYANQEGSTDTAGDNDMDGSSGTYWPMNSDLAVPELDLGWPMVFGFRGTEVTTLVQPPPPDNPSIKEEARRMIRAAQQVVAIVMDIFTDVDLLFEVLDAAARRVPVYILLDEMNAQLFLDTAAKCRVNLNYVEFLRVRTVSGPTYYCRTGMSFKGHVKEKFLLVDCMVVLSGNYSFMWSFEKIHRSIAHIFQGELVASFDEEFRILFAQSEPLVPPANVLAKAENTFAMTPFGNTMPFFQKKAPLMFQRDDTLFPSFMDRVDPDRYFLSNFRRDDMLRHTVEGSAMRMYKKVEMENSQMDPVRGFLRSKQLELDAFKRHSFAEGTFENFAASKQYARQMFMNNMDEFKIQSSHFQKDQFYQYQFEHPHLSGRPQGLFERIRGGRPGFNELEDYGEGPRYPELESSFPQEGFPLRLDYVPSNSSREVRHGSDQLNPAGNGPVGMMLRRQNIGQKFICQTSPTQKQSLEQRLFLQDKDEDQDEDKNTQENRTGLRNWRISSYLSAYQSEPEEGLPMPMESEAYNDVLGDTLTKHPTDLIPAFKSPLSFNSKSLGIESAKEFADSDRVGEETPLMKQDAFRSRINPLIQRSSRLRSSLIFSAAKLDQPNTTIEKVQMIQKEQVSSELTKDNETIKTATSSKVAELLEKYKAVGKDTERATVTHTKAVSSYLQEESQNTEKKCTKSVQYKILESRVLDSKDSCSTYKVHGEVDRAFGMASSTPQLADTLSKDPLAHISTKVDKLSSRFYPIENKPALPEKESLIFVGDTQKLTLPEKKDRVSFKEDTQKLVNTELKKPQIRTSTTSVLENLPRSQGSDSSLNKSEEDCSKQEQNPMEFLRKGSLRLKQLLNPKSEKKLEEEPTSESGKSDKQAVVLKRSSIGDSQEMTEEEKTHKFATPLPPKSSQPTQGRFPSSTANILYSSNLRDDTKVILEQISANSQKNRAELARQLPSTSNPDLSKSTTSLERKGEKEKSSSIHRSESFGSQKRNLQRQPSEDRDTLLKKMENMRKEKRVYSRFEVFCKKDEHTSQSEEEYDTDAKDKKMGKFMPKILGTFKTKK; encoded by the exons TGGATGTGCTTACTGAAGAGGGCAAAGAAAGTTACCAACGCTTCCTGGCAGAGGAAGCAGCCCCCGATTTTCTTTGCAACTCGGAGGTGGATCACATCATACAGAATCTCCAGAAACCCCAGTACGCCAATCAAGAAGGTAGCACAGACACCGCAGGTGACAATGACATGGACGGATCCTCTGGGACTTACTGGCCCATGAACTCAGACCTTGCTGTTCCTGAGCTTGACCTGGGCTGGCCAATGGTCTTTGGGTTCAGGGGAACAGAGGTGACAACCCTCGTGCAACCACCACCCCCGGACAATCCCAGCATTAAGGAGGAGGCTCGCAGAATGATTCGAGCAGCTCAACAG GTGGTAGCCATAGTGATGGACATTTTCACTGATGTGGACCTGCTGTTTGAGGTGCTGGATGCTGCTGCTCGCAGAGTGCCTGTGTACATCTTGCTGGATGAAATGAACGCCCAACTTTTCCTCGACACAGCTGCTAAATGCAGAGTCAATCTTAACTATGTGGAG TTCCTAAGGGTGAGGACGGTTTCTGGCCCAACCTACTACTGCCGCACAGGGATGTCCTTCAAAGGCCACGTGAAAGAGAAATTCCTCCTGGTGGACTGCATGGTGGTGCTGAGCGGCAACTACAg TTTCATGTGGTCTTTTGAGAAGATTCACAGAAGCATTGCACACATCTTCCAGGGGGAGCTGGTGGCCAGCTTCGACGAAGAATTCCGAATTTTGTTTGCACAGTCAGAGCCTCTTGTTCCTCCAGCCAATGTCTTGGCAAAGGCAGAGAACACATTTGCCATGACTCCCTTTGGCAACACCAtgcctttctttcaaaaaaaagcgCCCCTCATGTTCCAGAGGGATGACACCCTTTTTCCCTCCTTTATGGACAGAGTTGACCCCGACAGGTACTTCCTGTCAAACTTCAGGCGGGACGACATGTTGCGCCATACTGTGGAGGGGTCGGCTATGAGAATGTATAAAAAGGTGGAAATGGAGAATTCTCAGATGGATCCTGTCAGGGGTTTTCTCCGTTCTAAGCAGCTGGAGTTGGATGCTTTTAAGAGACACAGTTTTGCAGAAGGAACATTTGaaaattttgctgcttctaaACAGTATGCCAGGCAGATGTTCATGAACAATATGGATGAATTTAAAATCCAGTCTAGTCATTTTCAGAAGGATCAGTTCTACCAGTACCAGTTTGAACATCCCCATCTTTCTGGCAGACCTCAGGGACTCTTTGAGAGAATCAGAGGTGGCAGACCAGGATTCAATGAACTGGAAGACTATGGAGAGGGACCCAGATACCCTGAACTTGAATCCAGTTTTCCACAGGAGGGTTTCCCCTTGAGGCTGGATTACGTACCTTCAAATTCTTCCAGGGAAGTGAGACATGGCTCCGATCAGCTGAATCCTGCAGGCAATGGCCCAGTGGGAATGATGTTAAGAAGGCAGAATATAGGACAGAAATTTATTTGCCAGACTTCTCCTACACAGAAACAAAGCCTGGAACAACGCCTGTTCTTACAAGACAAAGATGAGGACCAAGATGAAGACAAGAACACACAGGAAAATAGAACAGGTTTACGTAACTGGAGGATTTCTTCATACCTTAGTGCATACCAGTCTGAACCAGAAGAAGGTCTTCCAATGCCTATGGAATCAGAGGCATATAATGATGTTCTCGGGGATACCCTCACAAAGCACCCCACTGACCTCATCCCAGCGTTCAAATCCCCTCTGTCTTTTAATAGCAAGTCACTGGGAATTGAAAGTGCCAAAGAATTTGCAGATTCTGACAGAGTAGGTGAAGAAACCCCTCTAATGAAACAAGATGCCTTTAGGTCCAGGATAAATCCCTTGATCCAGAGGAGCTCAAGACTCAGGTCCTCTCTGATTTTCAGTGCTGCCAAGTTAGATCAGCCTAACACCACAATAGAAAAGGTTCAGATGATCCAAAAAGAACAGGTGTCCAGTGAGTTGACAAAAGACAATGAAACTATAAAGACGGCCACCTCCTCTAAAGTGGCAGAACTTTTAGAGAAGTACAAAGCTGTGGGCAAAGACACAGAGCGAGCTACAGTCACTCATACCAAAGCTGTTTCCAGTTATCTACaggaagaatcacagaacacagagaagaaatgtaCCAAATCAGTGCAATATAAGATTCTGGAGAGTAGGGTACTAGACTCCAAAGACTCCTGCAGTACTTACAAAGTGCATGGAGAGGTTGACAGAGCATTTGGAATGGCCTCATCAACCCCCCAGCTTGCTGACACATTGAGTAAAGATCCCCTAGCACATATTAGCACTAAGGTGGACAAATTATCATCTCGGTTTTACCCTATAGAGAATAAACCTGCtcttccagagaaggagagtcTTATATTTGTAGGAGACACTCAGAAATTGACTCTTCCAGAGAAGAAGGACAGAGTGTCCTTCAAAGAAGACACTCAAAAATTAGTCAATACAGAACTGAAGAAACCACAGATTAGGACAAGTACCACATCAGTTCTTGAAAACTTACCTAGAAGTCAAGGATCTGACAGCTCTCTCAATAAATCTGAGGAAGACTGttcaaaacaagaacaaaatccgatggaatttttaagaaaagggtCACTACGGCTGAAGCAGCTTTTGAACccaaaaagtgaaaagaaattggAGGAGGAACCCACTTCTGAGAGTGGAAAATCTGACAAGCAGGCTGTGGTTCTCAAACGATCGTCCATAGGGGACTCTCAGGAAATGACggaggaagaaaaaactcaTAAATTTGCAACACCACTTCCTCCCAAAAGCAGCCAGCCAACACAGGGGAGATTCCCTTCATCCACAGCTAACATCCTGTACAGCAGCAACCTCCGTGATGATACCAAGGTGATTTTGGAGCAAATCTCTGCAAACAGTCAGAAGAACAGAGCTGAACTTGCCAGGCAACTACCATCCACTAGTAATCCTGATCTTTCCAAGTCAACTACAAGCTTGGAAAGGAAaggtgagaaggagaaaagctcTAGCATCCACAGGTCAGAGAGTTTTGGGAGCCAGAAACGGAATCTGCAGCGGCAACCATCAGAGGATAGAGATacccttctgaaaaaaatggagaacatGCGGAAGGAGAAGCGAGTCTACAGCAGATTTGAGGTCTTCTGCAAAAAGGATGAACATACAAGTCAAAGTGAAGAGGAATACGACACAGACGCCAAAGACAAGAAGATGGGAAAATTCATGCCCAAAATCCTGGGGACCTTCAAGACCAAAAAATGA